GCCTTTGCATTTACTATTATGTCGCTGGCCATATCAAAACTAGCAGCACTATGAACGTATATATGACAATTTCCTACTCCGGTCTGTATCACAGGGATAGTAGATTCTTCAACTACCGTTTTTATAAGTCCAGCACCCCCCCTTGGTATGAGAGCATCAATGTAATCATTTAAACGCATAAATTTTTTTGTAGTTTCTCTATCCGTATCTTCTATGAGCTGTATGCTCCCACGGGGGATACCATTATCATAGGCCGCCCTTGTCAAAACATCTATAATTGCTTTATTAGAATTGATGGCTTCAGAGCCTCCCTTTAATATAACAGCATTACCTGATTTTATACATAATCCTACAGCATCGGCCGTTACATTTGGCCGTGCCTCATATATAATACCTATTACGCCTAATGGTACCCTTCTTTGCCCTATCATAAGGCCATTAGGACGTTTCCACATTGATACTACCTCTCCTATGGGATCAGGAAGGCTTACTATTTGTCTTAGCCCTTCAGCCATATCATTTAGCCGTTCCTCATTCAATTGCAACCTGTCTACCAAAGCTTCTGCTCTTCCCTTTTGTTTAGCCATTTCAACATCTTTTTTATTGGCCTCTAACACATGATTCATATCTCCTAAAAGGGCATTAGCCATCGCTTTAATGGCATTATCCTTAACATTTGAGGATAGATTTCCTAATACCCTGCTCCCTCTTTTTGCCTGTTCGCCTTTGACTATCAAACTTTCCATATTGAAAATACCCCCAGTACATCTTATCTAACTATCCAGACTTTCAAGCATTGCCTCTACTTCCTCCAAGCTCTCCAATCCTATGCCATTCAGTATATGCATCTTTGTATCATCAGGGAGAAACTCCGTCTTTATATTGGTTTGCTTTATTATATCAAGCTGATCATTTTCTTCATTATATTTATATATAGCAACATATCCTTCTTCATCCCTCACCATATAATGAAGGGGACAATAGCTATCTATCTCCTTTTCGAGAGTAATATCATTCTTGGAAAAGTCCGTAACAATCCAATCACTATAGTTTTTTGCAAGTTCTTCTTTAGTAAGTCCAACAATTTCTTTTGGTGCAACAACCGTCTGAGTTGTTGTGTGCAAACAATAATTATATAATCGTTTGAAATGTATTTTTGCATTTAAGGAAACGGTCTTTGGCGATTGATTGCTGGCAGTAGAATCTGTGGCATTCAGTATAGCATTATTTTCTATATTATCAGGCCTCCTACCTGCAGAAAAACCCCTGTTATAGCCATATAAATATCCTGACACTGTAAGTGCAACTATGACTATAGCAACTAATATACTTACCTTTTTGTTGAGAAACACCATAATCCCTCCATATAAAAATAATTTGGGTTATAGTATTTCCACCTTTTTGTTATTTATACACTCTGTTAGAGATTAAACAATACAAATGCAGTGGATAGTGCCCCTACTGTAGTACCTAGAAAAAGTTCTTTATAGGTATGTCTTTTTAGATTTATCCTGGCCCAAAATACCATTGGAATAACTATTATTGCCCACCATGCATAACCGCCTATATAATATAATATAATCGTCAAAGGACCAGATACCCCACATGCATGACCACTTGCCTTTATCTTTAGTACCAGATTAAAAAAAGAAAGGGTTAGTCCCGAAACTAAGTATGAAAGAAAAATTTTTTTTACTATTTGGGGTGCATCATAGACATAGCACACTATAGTCCCTAGTACATACCCTAAAACTCCCATTATAAATGCCAGTTTACGTTCGCCCTTCCTACCCAATTTTTTTATAGAAGGAATTAAATTTTTAAGAGGATAGGCAAGTATTGGAATAATGACTAAAAAACCAATGCATACAAGATACCAATAGGGATTCACAAATAAATCCCTGTTCATAAAATAAACCCACGTAACTGTAGCTCCCGCCATTATGGGAACTACAGTTAACACACTTATAAACTTGGCCAGCTTTTGTTTTTTCATATATTTTACCACCAACCCACATTAACCTTTAAAACTCTTCTTATATCCATCATATGCCTTTGCAATCTCGATAAAACCAAGTGTATTTAGTTCTCCTATTACTATTTCGTGTATTTTAGATGAGGTTATGGTATCAGTACCAATATTATTTATTGAACGCTCTATTGCATGGGCTACCCTCTCTACATCTCCGTGAGTGAAGGGCATGTTAATTTCATCTGAAACCCTCTCTAGTGTAAGTTTTATCTTATCAATTTCAAAATCTTGCGTTCTTCCGTCCCGTTTTATTACCTTCATATCCATCCCCTCCTAACTAAATTATACCACAAAAAAAGTGGCTGGTCAGCCACAACATAAAATTTATTTTTACTCATCCACCTCTAAGTTATGGTAGATATTTTGTACATCATCATTATCTTCAAGGTTTTCAACAAGAGATAGGACTTTTTCTGATTTTTGTTCATCTAGCTTTACATAATTCTGAGGTATCATCTCAACTGCTGCAGAAATAAATGTATAGCCTGATTCTTCTAATTGGTTACGTACAGATGAAAAATTGCTAGGATCTGTAATGATTTCAAGGGCATCCTCTTCTTCCTTTATATCCTCTGCACCTGCATCAATAGACAACATCATAAGCTCATCTTCATCGATATCATCCGTTCGCTCTATAACTATAAGGCCTTTGCGGTCAAACATCCACGCGACACATCCAGTAGCTCCTAAACTTCCACCACTTCTATCGAAAAGGTGGCGTACTTCGCTTGCTGTACGATTTCTATTATCGGTAAGTGCTTCTATTATAATAGCAACTCCTTCGGGACCATAACCCTCGTATATTACTTCTTCATAATTTACAGAATCCAATTCTCCTGAAGCTTTTTTTATGCTCTTCATTATATTATCATTTGGCATATTAGCAGCCTTTGCCTTGGCAATAACATCTTTTAATCGTGAATTTGTCTCAGGGTCGCTCCCGCCTTCCTTAACTGCAACTGCTATCTCACGACCTAATTTTGTAAATATTTTTCCCCTTTGGGCATCGGTCTTTTCCTTTTTACGTTTTATATTTGCCCATTTTGAATGTCCTGACATACAGATTTTTACCTCCCATTCTGATAAATCTTTTATATAATATCATATCTTTTTACCTATGTAAAGTGTAGTGTTTTTAATTAATCAGCCTTGGGAACTAAGTTTAACACCTTTTCCTTGTCATCTATATTAACATAATAATCCGGCACATTTCCAACTATTATAGTTTCAGTGATAGGTACCCTGGTAGATACATACACTACCTCGCTTGATAATGGCACCACTACCTTTACCTGGGTTTTCATGTCCAGATATATCTTGTGTCTTGTCTGATTTATACCGGCATTTTCAAATTCAGTAGCAAAATCGCTTGATACGGATCCCATGGGTATTATCTTTACTTTTATATTCGGTCCCATACCTGCAAGAAGATTGCTTCCAAAGACCGTACCTAGTGGTATATCTATACCATCATCCCCCAGGGTTGTTATCTCCTGCTGAGCATAACTGGATGCTTGAGCGCCAAGTAAATTCATCTTAACAGTATTTGCCTGTATCATTGCAATATTTCCTTCTTTATCAGTCAATACATTTACAAGATCAGTATAATTAATATCTGATCCTAGGATCTTCTCTACTGAATTATTCATAGCTTGAGTTGCTATATATCTTACCTTTGCCTCCGACATGGCTATAAGGGTATTCTTTATTCCCCTATCTATAAATATAAATATGCCTATACCAGCTAATATTATTAATGTAATAATTATCGGCACCATACCTTTTTTAGCTTTTCTTATTCTTCTTGCCATATTTATCACTTCCCCATTATAATTTATATGCTATAATATATAAAAGCTTTCAATAAAAGAGTATAAAATTATACATGGGCTATCGGATTATATGTAATAAAGGAAGAATAGTGTTAAATACCATATAACTTAATAAATTTTTAATAATATATTAATTCTACAATGAAAGTTAATATGCTATAATAATAACAACTTAAATCTAATAGTTGTATTTTTTAATGGAGGTATGAAATGAGTAGGCAAAAAAAAGAGCCTAAAAAACAGCCTAAGAAGCAATCTAGTTTCCCTTTGGCTGTATTGGTAACTACGCTAAAAATGTTTTTGATTCTTATAGTGCTCATATTCTTTGCAGGATTCGGCGCTGCCCTTGGTGTAGGAAAGGCATACTTGGATTCTACACCCGAACTTGATATATCTAGGATAGAAAATCAAAGTCAAACATCATTTATCTATGATAAGGATGGCAAACTTATAACTGAATATTTTGGTTTTGAAAATAGGGTATGGGCTCCATTAAATGAAATTCCAGACGCTCTTAAAGATGCAGTTATATCCACTGAAGACGTCAGGTTTTATAAGCATCATGGTCTAGACTATAAACGCCTTGCAGGTGCCTTTATCAATAACCTCAAAAACGAGTCCATACAAGGCGGGAGTACTATTACTCAGCAACTTATAAAGCTCAGTATGCTAACACCTGAAAGAACATACAAAAGAAAGATTCAGGAGGCATATTTAGCCTTACAACTTGAAAAAAAATATTCCAAGGATCAGATACTTGAGGCTTACCTAAATATAATTCCCCTTGGTCAATCTAATTATGGAGTAAAAGCAGCAGCAAAGGATTATTTCGGCAAAGAGCTTAAAGATTTAACCTTACGAGAATGTGCAGTACTTGCAGGACTTACACAAAATCCATCTAAATATGATCCAAGGAGAAATTTAACTCCTGTTGAAAAGGGTGGCCGTGCTAAGCCTGAATGGACATATAAAAGAGCGAATACAGTCCTTAAGCGCATGTACCAAAATGGGCGTATATCAGAAGAAGAATACAACAAGGCAAAATTCGATGAAAATAATACCAGCCTTGATAATTCCCAATTGGCGATAAAGGAAAAATCTGAAAATAGAGGTATGTATTCTATGCCATATTTTATAGAATATGCAATATATGACGTTAGGGATAAACTTATGATTCAAAATGGCTGGAAGGGCGATGAAGGACGTAAAAAAGCTGAAAAAATGATATATGCAGGCGGACTAAAGATATATACAACTGTAGACGCTGAAATGCAAAAAAAAGTTGAAGATGCAGTATATAACTATGAAAATTTACCTAAATTTGCAAATGCCAAAGATAATGTAAGTAGCCAGGGCGTACCACAGCCGCAGATTGCAGCAGTTGTGATTGATCAACATACAGGTGAATTACGCGCTATAGTGGGGGGCAAACAACCTCCTGTCGGTAGGCGAGAATTAAACAGGGCATTTATGTCCAAGCTACCCCTTGGTTCATCCATAAAACCTTTGGCAGTATACGGACCTTTCATTGAGGCCGGCTATCCGGGAGGCATTATATTCGAAAACATTCCTATAAAAATTGATGGTTGGAACAGTAAAAGGGGGTATCCAGACAACTACGAAGGCGGAGGCTATACAGGACCCACCGATGTTAGAACTGGAATCAGAAAATCCCTTAACATAGTGGCAGGAAAAATAGTAGCTGAACCAAACCGTTTGGGCCCTCAATATTCTGCTAATAAACTCGTGGAAATGGGAATAGATTCAAATGACATACCAGGCTATCCAGATGATCCTTCCCCTGCAGCATTAGCTCTTGGTACGCATGGGAATAATATGGTAGAAGTAGTAGCTGCATATGCTTCTATTGCCAATAATGGTGTATACCAAGAACCAATATCATTCACACGGGTGCTGGATAAGGATGATAATGAAATCTTAAATACCTCATCACAGATTAAAAGAGTGGTATTTAAAGAAAGCACAGCCTTTATACTAACCGATTGGATGGAAGATGCTGTCCAGCATGGTACTGGTACACGAGCGCGTTTTAAATTTCCTATGCATATAGCTGGTAAAACAGGTACAAATGATAGCTATCGCGGTGTATATTTTGCAGGTTTTACTCCATATTATACGGCATCAGTATGGATTGGGCATGATGATTTTAGACCGTCATTCCGAAAAGGATCTAGCGGTAGTGTCTATGCTGCCCCTTTGTGGCGAGCTATTATGGAGCCTATACATGAAGGGCTGGAAAGTAAACCCTTTTATGACAGTGTTCCCGATGACGTTGTAAAGGTAACAGTATGTGGCATATCCGGTATGTTGCCAAATGGGGATTTATGCAAAGATCATCTGGTAACCGAATATTTCCCTAAAGATGCAGTACCAAAAGAAGTTTGTAACTGGCATAAAAACTTAACTGTATGTAGCGTTTCTGGAAAACTTCCTACTCCTTATTGTCCAGAAGAAAATATAGTAAGCAAACCGGTAATTGTACTACCTAAAGATTCACCATATAGACAATTATCCGATGAGCAACTTCAAAAATATATCCCTGGTGCATTTAGGGATATGATTAATTCGGATATGTTGAGTTACGAAAATGAGCAAGATGCACAATATTTTTGTCCCATCCATAATAAAGCATGGAAGGATAATGAAAATAAAAATAACTCCCTAATCAAACAAGCTCAAGAGCTGATAGAAAAAGTAAAGTCTGAAATGAAAGAGAAGGGTGACAAGATAAGCCCGCAGGATAAATCTAGACTACAGGAGATGATAAATCAGCTAGAACAGAATATAAAAAATGCTATATCACCTTCCTCAGAAAATGGGAATCCGGGGGATAATCCCCCTCCCTTCGATACCAATATAATACAAAACTATATCAATAACTTGAAAAATCTCAGTCAATCAATATTTAGCAAAATAGGAGATAATGAAAATCAAGATAATTCAAACAATCAAAACAATGATCATCAAAACAACAATGGACAAAACGATGCAGATGGTATACCACCTGAACAAAATGAAGATCAGAACATTACACCAAATGATGAGGTAAATATACCAAATAATCGAGGTATTAAAAATAATAAGAGGAACAATAAAAAAGGCTTTTAAACAAAAGCCTTTTTTATTGTTGCATAGGTCTCACTATCTCTTAGTTTTGGGATCGAAAATAAGCGCTATTATATATCCAAATATTATAGCTGCTGTTATACCCCCGGCACCAGCTTTTACTCCGCCAGTAAAAATGCCTAATGCGCCCGATTCTTTTATCTCTTTAATAACACCATTGGCCAATGCATATCCAAATCCAGGCAATGGCACGGTAGCACCGGCTCCGGCAAATTTTACTATAGGATCATATATGCCAATAGCTGTCAATATAACCCCTGCTGTTACAAAGGTTACCAATATTCTTGCAGGGGTTATATTGGTTTTATCTATAAGTATTTGCCCTATAACACATATTATACCTCCTACTACAAATGCCTTTACATATTCCAACGGGCTATTCCCCCCTTCTTTCTATCACTATAGCATGGGCAATTCCAGGTATGGATTCGCCCTGCTGGTTACTGGTAGTACTAAGAAGAGCTCCGGTAGAAGCTATAAGAATTCTATTGTATATTCCTTCGTCCATCTTCTTTAATAAATATCCTGCTAGCACAACAGCCGAACATCCACATCCACTCCCGCCTGCACCTATATCCTGCTCCTGATTATATATTTCACACCCGCAATCTATATACCTGTCTTCTATATCATAGCCTTCTTTTCTAAGCAGTTCTATGGTTAACTGTCTCCCATACCACCCCAAGTCACCTGTTACTATCAAATCATAATGCTGTGGTCCTTGATCCGTATCCTCAAAATGGGCCTTAAATGTACTGGCCGCTGCAGGTGCCATAGCAGCACCCATGTTATTAACATCCTTTATTCCATAATCCACTACCTTACCAGTAGTAACATGAGTAATACAAGGGCCTTCTCCCTCGCTTGATAATATTATGGCACCTGCCCCCGTTACTGTCCATTGCCCTGTAGGTGGCTTTTGATTTCCCATCTCCAGTGGAAAGCGAAATTGCCTTTCAGCAGTACAAAAATGGCTGGATGTGGTACATAATACCGTATCTGCATAACCCCCATCCACTATTATAGAGCCTAAAGACATGGACTCTGTCAAGGTAGAACATGCTCCAAACAGACCGAAAAATGGTACTCCCAATGTCCTTGCTGTAAAATTAGCAGTCATTATCTGATTTAATAAATCTCCTGCAAACATATAATTTATATCGGTTGCCTCTTTATTTGATTTCATAAGGGCTATTTGAGCCGCCTCAAGTACCATCCGACATTCAGTTTTTTCCCAGCTTTTTTCTCCCCATAGATTATCCGGCATAATCTTGTCAAAATACTCACCTAATGGACCTTGAGATTCTTTTTGTCCTACTACAGACGCTCTGCCTATTATGCAAGGCTTATTATCAAGCTTTACTGTTTGTCCACCCAGTCTATGCAATGCCATTTATAATCACCTCCCGAATAGATAATACAAAAGTCCCACTATAGTTGATGTCCCTATTCCATATACTAGTACAGGGCCTGCTATTGAAAACATCTTTGCCCCTACTCCAAATACATAACCTTCCCTTTTAAACTCCATGGCAGGCGATACAATTGAATTTGCAAATCCTGTTATAGGTACTATTGTACCTGCACCTGCCACTTTGGCTATATCATCATATATTCCAAGTCCAGTTAAGAGGGCACTTAAAAATATCAGGATTATAGATGTAAAAGTCCCTGCATCCTGCTTATTTAACCCATAATAATTGATTCCTATATTGGTTATTAACTGGCCTATAGTACATATAAGACCTCCTATAAGGAATGCCATTATACAATTTTTTAATATATTGCTCTTAGGCATGGTAGACTTTACATAATTTTGATATTCCTGATTTATCTTCTGCTGCTTTATATCCATATCAATCGCTCCTAACATAAAATAATCTCTATAGTTAGTATTTTATACACATATGATTTTATTCAATTTTAAACTGCTAATATAAACCAGAAACAGTCCAGTATATTATTGATCCCAATGTTTTTCCAAAAATTATTGCAAATATTCCTATATACAGAAACTTTCTCATGCCCATCCTATCGGCCATGACAGGCATTACATCAAGCATTTCAGCAAGGGCTGATGCAACCATGCCTACAAATATTCCCATGAATAATCCTATAACAGGTGGGAATACATATTTAGTCCAATTTAGCTCTATGTCAAAAAAATAGAATAGTGCAGATATTATTGCACCCAACAATATGGTAAACTCATACCATTTCACACACTTTGAAGAATTGCTTATCTCTATAGATCTTGTAACTATACCAAGTATAGTAAAAAAGGCAACAACTCCTGTTCCCACTACCAATCCTCCTGCAAAGCCTGTTATTATGCAAAACAAATATTTCATCATGTATTTCCTTCCGATCCCTTGTCGGTTTTATAAGATGATACATCTTGGTCATATTTATAAAGCTCAAGCTCCAATGGTCCAGGCTTTTGTTTCTTTTGATGTATTGAAAACACATCAAAAAACACTGCTATACCTATTCCTAATCCTATTGAGTATGGAATACTTATAATTAGAGGGCGCTTAGTTTGCTTTCCTGTAACGAGCCTATATATGGTTTGATGTACAATATCCATATTTACATCGGCATGGAAATACATTATTGCAAGCCCAGCTCCTACAAATAATAATATTGTAGTCAAAGCTACTTTTAGCCATGTAACTATTGGTTTGGTATTATTGTTAGAGGCCTTTTCTACTTCAAT
This region of Xylanivirga thermophila genomic DNA includes:
- a CDS encoding glutamate-5-semialdehyde dehydrogenase; the protein is MESLIVKGEQAKRGSRVLGNLSSNVKDNAIKAMANALLGDMNHVLEANKKDVEMAKQKGRAEALVDRLQLNEERLNDMAEGLRQIVSLPDPIGEVVSMWKRPNGLMIGQRRVPLGVIGIIYEARPNVTADAVGLCIKSGNAVILKGGSEAINSNKAIIDVLTRAAYDNGIPRGSIQLIEDTDRETTKKFMRLNDYIDALIPRGGAGLIKTVVEESTIPVIQTGVGNCHIYVHSAASFDMASDIIVNAKAQRPGVCNAAEKLLVDRDVANIFLPQIVDRLKHEGVRIKGCAKTMEIVPQVEPANEEDWYTEYLDYIMSIKVVDDIYDAVEHINKYGTGHSEAIVTNDYSAANYFLDMVDAAAVYVNASTRFTDGFQFGFGAEIGISTQKLHARGPMGLKELTTTKYVIYGNGQIRQ
- a CDS encoding ATP cone domain-containing protein — encoded protein: MKVIKRDGRTQDFEIDKIKLTLERVSDEINMPFTHGDVERVAHAIERSINNIGTDTITSSKIHEIVIGELNTLGFIEIAKAYDGYKKSFKG
- a CDS encoding YebC/PmpR family DNA-binding transcriptional regulator codes for the protein MSGHSKWANIKRKKEKTDAQRGKIFTKLGREIAVAVKEGGSDPETNSRLKDVIAKAKAANMPNDNIMKSIKKASGELDSVNYEEVIYEGYGPEGVAIIIEALTDNRNRTASEVRHLFDRSGGSLGATGCVAWMFDRKGLIVIERTDDIDEDELMMLSIDAGAEDIKEEEDALEIITDPSNFSSVRNQLEESGYTFISAAVEMIPQNYVKLDEQKSEKVLSLVENLEDNDDVQNIYHNLEVDE
- the yunB gene encoding sporulation protein YunB encodes the protein MARRIRKAKKGMVPIIITLIILAGIGIFIFIDRGIKNTLIAMSEAKVRYIATQAMNNSVEKILGSDINYTDLVNVLTDKEGNIAMIQANTVKMNLLGAQASSYAQQEITTLGDDGIDIPLGTVFGSNLLAGMGPNIKVKIIPMGSVSSDFATEFENAGINQTRHKIYLDMKTQVKVVVPLSSEVVYVSTRVPITETIIVGNVPDYYVNIDDKEKVLNLVPKAD
- a CDS encoding transglycosylase domain-containing protein; its protein translation is MSRQKKEPKKQPKKQSSFPLAVLVTTLKMFLILIVLIFFAGFGAALGVGKAYLDSTPELDISRIENQSQTSFIYDKDGKLITEYFGFENRVWAPLNEIPDALKDAVISTEDVRFYKHHGLDYKRLAGAFINNLKNESIQGGSTITQQLIKLSMLTPERTYKRKIQEAYLALQLEKKYSKDQILEAYLNIIPLGQSNYGVKAAAKDYFGKELKDLTLRECAVLAGLTQNPSKYDPRRNLTPVEKGGRAKPEWTYKRANTVLKRMYQNGRISEEEYNKAKFDENNTSLDNSQLAIKEKSENRGMYSMPYFIEYAIYDVRDKLMIQNGWKGDEGRKKAEKMIYAGGLKIYTTVDAEMQKKVEDAVYNYENLPKFANAKDNVSSQGVPQPQIAAVVIDQHTGELRAIVGGKQPPVGRRELNRAFMSKLPLGSSIKPLAVYGPFIEAGYPGGIIFENIPIKIDGWNSKRGYPDNYEGGGYTGPTDVRTGIRKSLNIVAGKIVAEPNRLGPQYSANKLVEMGIDSNDIPGYPDDPSPAALALGTHGNNMVEVVAAYASIANNGVYQEPISFTRVLDKDDNEILNTSSQIKRVVFKESTAFILTDWMEDAVQHGTGTRARFKFPMHIAGKTGTNDSYRGVYFAGFTPYYTASVWIGHDDFRPSFRKGSSGSVYAAPLWRAIMEPIHEGLESKPFYDSVPDDVVKVTVCGISGMLPNGDLCKDHLVTEYFPKDAVPKEVCNWHKNLTVCSVSGKLPTPYCPEENIVSKPVIVLPKDSPYRQLSDEQLQKYIPGAFRDMINSDMLSYENEQDAQYFCPIHNKAWKDNENKNNSLIKQAQELIEKVKSEMKEKGDKISPQDKSRLQEMINQLEQNIKNAISPSSENGNPGDNPPPFDTNIIQNYINNLKNLSQSIFSKIGDNENQDNSNNQNNDHQNNNGQNDADGIPPEQNEDQNITPNDEVNIPNNRGIKNNKRNNKKGF
- the spoVAE gene encoding stage V sporulation protein AE, which translates into the protein MEYVKAFVVGGIICVIGQILIDKTNITPARILVTFVTAGVILTAIGIYDPIVKFAGAGATVPLPGFGYALANGVIKEIKESGALGIFTGGVKAGAGGITAAIIFGYIIALIFDPKTKR
- the spoVAD gene encoding stage V sporulation protein AD, giving the protein MALHRLGGQTVKLDNKPCIIGRASVVGQKESQGPLGEYFDKIMPDNLWGEKSWEKTECRMVLEAAQIALMKSNKEATDINYMFAGDLLNQIMTANFTARTLGVPFFGLFGACSTLTESMSLGSIIVDGGYADTVLCTTSSHFCTAERQFRFPLEMGNQKPPTGQWTVTGAGAIILSSEGEGPCITHVTTGKVVDYGIKDVNNMGAAMAPAAASTFKAHFEDTDQGPQHYDLIVTGDLGWYGRQLTIELLRKEGYDIEDRYIDCGCEIYNQEQDIGAGGSGCGCSAVVLAGYLLKKMDEGIYNRILIASTGALLSTTSNQQGESIPGIAHAIVIERRGE
- the spoVAC gene encoding stage V sporulation protein AC; the encoded protein is MDIKQQKINQEYQNYVKSTMPKSNILKNCIMAFLIGGLICTIGQLITNIGINYYGLNKQDAGTFTSIILIFLSALLTGLGIYDDIAKVAGAGTIVPITGFANSIVSPAMEFKREGYVFGVGAKMFSIAGPVLVYGIGTSTIVGLLYYLFGR
- a CDS encoding stage V sporulation protein AB — encoded protein: MMKYLFCIITGFAGGLVVGTGVVAFFTILGIVTRSIEISNSSKCVKWYEFTILLGAIISALFYFFDIELNWTKYVFPPVIGLFMGIFVGMVASALAEMLDVMPVMADRMGMRKFLYIGIFAIIFGKTLGSIIYWTVSGLY
- a CDS encoding stage V sporulation protein AA, with the protein product MNEQEIYIQFKLNIKKTIGESVILNDIANISCPLEIKDMVENILILPEVAMQDYVLSSIEIIDIVKRQVPQATINIIGQSDVLIEVEKASNNNTKPIVTWLKVALTTILLFVGAGLAIMYFHADVNMDIVHQTIYRLVTGKQTKRPLIISIPYSIGLGIGIAVFFDVFSIHQKKQKPGPLELELYKYDQDVSSYKTDKGSEGNT